A region of Lycium barbarum isolate Lr01 chromosome 3, ASM1917538v2, whole genome shotgun sequence DNA encodes the following proteins:
- the LOC132629985 gene encoding probable pectate lyase 12 isoform X3, with product MQFVIVEKMLQRSYIVFFLLLSSFFPFAFGIFLNVTLPGQHPDPEAVALEVTRKVNVSLSNLQTRRKLLSYYTNIDQSSCQTGNPIDDCWRCDHTWQLNRQRLADCAIGFGQYALGGKGGRYYVVTSSSDPDPVNPPPGTLRYGVIQEEPLWIVFAANMEIKLSEELIFNSYKTLDGRGVNVHITGGGCITLQYISHVIIHNIHVHHCYESGETNVRSSPTHFGYRGKSDGDGISIFSSKDIWIDHCSLSHCKDGLIDVVMGSTGITISNNHFSHHNEVMLLGHSDDYLPDSGMQVTISFNHFGKKLIQRMPRCRRGYIHVVNNDFTRWEMYAIGGSGSPTINSQGNRYIAPFDPFAKEVTKRVDTEEGHWRNWNWRSEGDVMANGAYFVASGEEVEVNYEKAYSVEPKSANFIDQLTLNAGVLIHRGGNSGKWTATTNNDTESAGDDSGEDLVAISGDADDDYGGDESGSSSIYSNLSLLVNSLVALLAFL from the exons ATGCAGTTCGTTATTGTAGAAAAGATGCTCCAGAGAAGCTACATTGTGTTTTTTTTGCTTTTAAGTTCATTTTTTCCCTTTGCTTTTGGGATTTTCTTGAATGTCACTCTTCCTGGTCAGCATCCTGATCCTGAAGCTGTTGCTCTTGAAGTTACAAG GAAAGTAAATGTATCACTCTCAAATCTCCAGACAAGAAGAAAATTGTTGTCTTACTACACCAATATTGATCAATCCTCTTGCCAAACCGGCAACCCAATCGATGATTGTTGGCGATGTGACCATACTTGGCAATTAAATCGCCAAAGACTAGCTGATTGTGCCATTGGTTTTGGACAATATGCACTAGGTGGCAAAGGTGGTCGTTACTATGTCGTCACCTCTTCCTCGGACCCCGACCCTGTCAACCCGCCACCTGGCACTCTCCGATATGGTGTCATCCAAGAAGAACCGTTATGGATTGTCTTCGCAGCAAACATGGAGATTAAACTCTCAGAGGAGCTCATTTTCAACTCGTACAAAACCCTAGACGGTCGTGGGGTTAACGTGCACATCACGGGTGGGGGGTGCATAACGTTACAATATATCTCGCATGTCATTATCCACAATATCCACGTCCATCATTGTTACGAATCGGGCGAGACGAATGTACGTTCGAGCCCTACACATTTCGGTTATCGGGGAAAATCGGACGGGGACGGGATATCGATATTCAGTTCGAAGGATATTTGGATCGACCATTGTTCATTATCGCATTGTAAAGATGGATTGATTGATGTAGTGATGGGGTCAACGGGGATAACAATATCGAATAATCATTTTTCACATCATAATGAGGTAATGTTATTGGGACATAGTGATGACTATTTACCTGATTCAGGGATGCAAGTGACAATTTCATTTAATCATTTTGGGAAGAAATTAATTCAAAGAATGCCAAGGTGTAGGAGGGGGTATATACATGTGGTGAATAATGATTTTACAAGGTGGGAGATGTATGCAATTGGTGGAAGTGGTAGCCCTACTATCAATAGCCAAGGAAATCGATATATTGCACCCTTTGATCCTTTTGCTAAAGag GTGACAAAAAGAGTGGACACAGAAGAAGGACATTGGAGGAATTGGAATTGGAGAAGTGAAGGGGATGTAATGGCAAATGGAGCATACTTTGTGGCCTCTGGTGAAGAAGTTGAGGTCAATTATGAAAAAGCTTATAGTGTGGAGCCCAAATCTGCAAATTTCATTGACCAACTTACCCTGAATGCTGGTGTCCTCATTCACAG GGGAGGCAACAGTGGAAAGTGGACTGCTACCACCAACAATGACACTGAATCCGCCGGGGACGACAGCGGAGAAGATCTCGTGGCAATTTCCGGTGACGCTGACGACGACTACGGTGGTGATGAGTCTGGAAGCTCTTCAATCTACTCTAATTTATCCTTGTTAGTTAATTCTCTAGTGGCATTGTTAGCCTTCTTGTAG
- the LOC132629985 gene encoding probable pectate lyase 12 isoform X1 → MQFVIVEKMLQRSYIVFFLLLSSFFPFAFGIFLNVTLPGQHPDPEAVALEVTRKVNVSLSNLQTRRKLLSYYTNIDQSSCQTGNPIDDCWRCDHTWQLNRQRLADCAIGFGQYALGGKGGRYYVVTSSSDPDPVNPPPGTLRYGVIQEEPLWIVFAANMEIKLSEELIFNSYKTLDGRGVNVHITGGGCITLQYISHVIIHNIHVHHCYESGETNVRSSPTHFGYRGKSDGDGISIFSSKDIWIDHCSLSHCKDGLIDVVMGSTGITISNNHFSHHNEVMLLGHSDDYLPDSGMQVTISFNHFGKKLIQRMPRCRRGYIHVVNNDFTRWEMYAIGGSGSPTINSQGNRYIAPFDPFAKEVTKRVDTEEGHWRNWNWRSEGDVMANGAYFVASGEEVEVNYEKAYSVEPKSANFIDQLTLNAGVLIHRSRGGNSGKWTATTNNDTESAGDDSGEDLVAISGDADDDYGGDESGSSSIYSNLSLLVNSLVALLAFL, encoded by the exons ATGCAGTTCGTTATTGTAGAAAAGATGCTCCAGAGAAGCTACATTGTGTTTTTTTTGCTTTTAAGTTCATTTTTTCCCTTTGCTTTTGGGATTTTCTTGAATGTCACTCTTCCTGGTCAGCATCCTGATCCTGAAGCTGTTGCTCTTGAAGTTACAAG GAAAGTAAATGTATCACTCTCAAATCTCCAGACAAGAAGAAAATTGTTGTCTTACTACACCAATATTGATCAATCCTCTTGCCAAACCGGCAACCCAATCGATGATTGTTGGCGATGTGACCATACTTGGCAATTAAATCGCCAAAGACTAGCTGATTGTGCCATTGGTTTTGGACAATATGCACTAGGTGGCAAAGGTGGTCGTTACTATGTCGTCACCTCTTCCTCGGACCCCGACCCTGTCAACCCGCCACCTGGCACTCTCCGATATGGTGTCATCCAAGAAGAACCGTTATGGATTGTCTTCGCAGCAAACATGGAGATTAAACTCTCAGAGGAGCTCATTTTCAACTCGTACAAAACCCTAGACGGTCGTGGGGTTAACGTGCACATCACGGGTGGGGGGTGCATAACGTTACAATATATCTCGCATGTCATTATCCACAATATCCACGTCCATCATTGTTACGAATCGGGCGAGACGAATGTACGTTCGAGCCCTACACATTTCGGTTATCGGGGAAAATCGGACGGGGACGGGATATCGATATTCAGTTCGAAGGATATTTGGATCGACCATTGTTCATTATCGCATTGTAAAGATGGATTGATTGATGTAGTGATGGGGTCAACGGGGATAACAATATCGAATAATCATTTTTCACATCATAATGAGGTAATGTTATTGGGACATAGTGATGACTATTTACCTGATTCAGGGATGCAAGTGACAATTTCATTTAATCATTTTGGGAAGAAATTAATTCAAAGAATGCCAAGGTGTAGGAGGGGGTATATACATGTGGTGAATAATGATTTTACAAGGTGGGAGATGTATGCAATTGGTGGAAGTGGTAGCCCTACTATCAATAGCCAAGGAAATCGATATATTGCACCCTTTGATCCTTTTGCTAAAGag GTGACAAAAAGAGTGGACACAGAAGAAGGACATTGGAGGAATTGGAATTGGAGAAGTGAAGGGGATGTAATGGCAAATGGAGCATACTTTGTGGCCTCTGGTGAAGAAGTTGAGGTCAATTATGAAAAAGCTTATAGTGTGGAGCCCAAATCTGCAAATTTCATTGACCAACTTACCCTGAATGCTGGTGTCCTCATTCACAG AAGCAGGGGAGGCAACAGTGGAAAGTGGACTGCTACCACCAACAATGACACTGAATCCGCCGGGGACGACAGCGGAGAAGATCTCGTGGCAATTTCCGGTGACGCTGACGACGACTACGGTGGTGATGAGTCTGGAAGCTCTTCAATCTACTCTAATTTATCCTTGTTAGTTAATTCTCTAGTGGCATTGTTAGCCTTCTTGTAG
- the LOC132629985 gene encoding probable pectate lyase 12 isoform X2, with amino-acid sequence MQFVIVEKMLQRSYIVFFLLLSSFFPFAFGIFLNVTLPGQHPDPEAVALEVTRKVNVSLSNLQTRRKLLSYYTNIDQSSCQTGNPIDDCWRCDHTWQLNRQRLADCAIGFGQYALGGKGGRYYVVTSSSDPDPVNPPPGTLRYGVIQEEPLWIVFAANMEIKLSEELIFNSYKTLDGRGVNVHITGGGCITLQYISHVIIHNIHVHHCYESGETNVRSSPTHFGYRGKSDGDGISIFSSKDIWIDHCSLSHCKDGLIDVVMGSTGITISNNHFSHHNEVMLLGHSDDYLPDSGMQVTISFNHFGKKLIQRMPRCRRGYIHVVNNDFTRWEMYAIGGSGSPTINSQGNRYIAPFDPFAKEVTKRVDTEEGHWRNWNWRSEGDVMANGAYFVASGEEVEVNYEKAYSVEPKSANFIDQLTLNAGVLIHSRGGNSGKWTATTNNDTESAGDDSGEDLVAISGDADDDYGGDESGSSSIYSNLSLLVNSLVALLAFL; translated from the exons ATGCAGTTCGTTATTGTAGAAAAGATGCTCCAGAGAAGCTACATTGTGTTTTTTTTGCTTTTAAGTTCATTTTTTCCCTTTGCTTTTGGGATTTTCTTGAATGTCACTCTTCCTGGTCAGCATCCTGATCCTGAAGCTGTTGCTCTTGAAGTTACAAG GAAAGTAAATGTATCACTCTCAAATCTCCAGACAAGAAGAAAATTGTTGTCTTACTACACCAATATTGATCAATCCTCTTGCCAAACCGGCAACCCAATCGATGATTGTTGGCGATGTGACCATACTTGGCAATTAAATCGCCAAAGACTAGCTGATTGTGCCATTGGTTTTGGACAATATGCACTAGGTGGCAAAGGTGGTCGTTACTATGTCGTCACCTCTTCCTCGGACCCCGACCCTGTCAACCCGCCACCTGGCACTCTCCGATATGGTGTCATCCAAGAAGAACCGTTATGGATTGTCTTCGCAGCAAACATGGAGATTAAACTCTCAGAGGAGCTCATTTTCAACTCGTACAAAACCCTAGACGGTCGTGGGGTTAACGTGCACATCACGGGTGGGGGGTGCATAACGTTACAATATATCTCGCATGTCATTATCCACAATATCCACGTCCATCATTGTTACGAATCGGGCGAGACGAATGTACGTTCGAGCCCTACACATTTCGGTTATCGGGGAAAATCGGACGGGGACGGGATATCGATATTCAGTTCGAAGGATATTTGGATCGACCATTGTTCATTATCGCATTGTAAAGATGGATTGATTGATGTAGTGATGGGGTCAACGGGGATAACAATATCGAATAATCATTTTTCACATCATAATGAGGTAATGTTATTGGGACATAGTGATGACTATTTACCTGATTCAGGGATGCAAGTGACAATTTCATTTAATCATTTTGGGAAGAAATTAATTCAAAGAATGCCAAGGTGTAGGAGGGGGTATATACATGTGGTGAATAATGATTTTACAAGGTGGGAGATGTATGCAATTGGTGGAAGTGGTAGCCCTACTATCAATAGCCAAGGAAATCGATATATTGCACCCTTTGATCCTTTTGCTAAAGag GTGACAAAAAGAGTGGACACAGAAGAAGGACATTGGAGGAATTGGAATTGGAGAAGTGAAGGGGATGTAATGGCAAATGGAGCATACTTTGTGGCCTCTGGTGAAGAAGTTGAGGTCAATTATGAAAAAGCTTATAGTGTGGAGCCCAAATCTGCAAATTTCATTGACCAACTTACCCTGAATGCTGGTGTCCTCATTCACAG CAGGGGAGGCAACAGTGGAAAGTGGACTGCTACCACCAACAATGACACTGAATCCGCCGGGGACGACAGCGGAGAAGATCTCGTGGCAATTTCCGGTGACGCTGACGACGACTACGGTGGTGATGAGTCTGGAAGCTCTTCAATCTACTCTAATTTATCCTTGTTAGTTAATTCTCTAGTGGCATTGTTAGCCTTCTTGTAG